Proteins found in one Fulvitalea axinellae genomic segment:
- a CDS encoding IS630 family transposase translates to MDKNVPRSLCQVVQWAQENCSVTASRAVLSRLLRFAGYSYKRMRVSCSHKRDKVLFDFFKTEIQELKKMEDEGEIDLYSFDEMGVNLSPVVPYGWQKVGKTHRLSSMPSSNHTVVGFVNRKCDFHGFRVDGAATAETTVACINDFVDQIEKKTVVLIDSASIHKAIFVREKMVEWAGKGLFLQFIPAYSPELNFIERLWLEFKHRWLSKPNYFDSIEELTKAIDGVIRGIGTKYRINFE, encoded by the coding sequence GTGGATAAGAATGTCCCACGAAGCCTTTGTCAAGTGGTGCAATGGGCTCAAGAGAACTGTTCCGTTACCGCATCCCGCGCGGTCCTGTCCCGATTATTAAGGTTTGCCGGATACAGCTACAAAAGAATGCGGGTCAGCTGTTCCCACAAACGGGACAAGGTGCTGTTTGATTTCTTTAAAACGGAGATACAGGAGCTTAAGAAGATGGAAGATGAAGGTGAAATAGATTTGTATTCGTTTGACGAAATGGGAGTGAACCTGTCACCGGTCGTTCCTTATGGATGGCAAAAGGTTGGAAAAACGCACCGACTATCCAGTATGCCCAGCAGCAACCATACGGTTGTCGGCTTTGTGAATCGGAAATGCGATTTCCACGGATTCAGAGTTGACGGCGCGGCAACGGCTGAAACCACCGTCGCATGCATTAATGATTTTGTCGATCAAATAGAAAAGAAAACAGTTGTCCTAATCGATAGCGCAAGCATCCACAAAGCGATATTCGTCAGAGAGAAAATGGTTGAATGGGCAGGCAAAGGCTTGTTCCTTCAGTTTATACCGGCATATTCTCCCGAGCTAAATTTCATCGAGAGGCTTTGGCTCGAATTCAAGCATCGATGGCTTTCAAAGCCGAACTATTTTGATTCAATAGAAGAGCTGACAAAAGCCATCGATGGTGTCATTAGAGGGATTGGGACAAAGTATCGAATTAATTTTGAATGA
- a CDS encoding helix-turn-helix domain-containing protein, translating to MRFLNLSSSTVNRLETLVRKSENYRVRQRAQAMLFSAKGYQRSQISDLLSVTTETVSSWFDQIEENEDWDLKDLPGRGRKPIIGEDNSKKI from the coding sequence ATGCGTTTTTTGAACCTATCATCATCGACCGTCAACCGTTTAGAAACTCTTGTCAGAAAGAGTGAGAATTATCGGGTAAGGCAAAGAGCCCAAGCCATGCTTTTTAGTGCCAAGGGGTATCAACGATCCCAGATCAGCGATCTGTTGAGTGTCACAACGGAAACCGTATCGTCTTGGTTCGATCAAATTGAGGAGAATGAAGACTGGGACCTTAAAGACCTTCCGGGGCGTGGGCGGAAACCTATAATTGGGGAGGATAACTCCAAAAAAATTTGA
- a CDS encoding metallophosphoesterase family protein: MGKLGLRRGVLKVWVSALVLLILHGCDLLEYSRYDITFNSDQKDQIKKNLNELANTPGSKEQGAFTFAFIADSQNFFDRLTETVDRVNGHEKVEFTLVGGDICEYGLPAEYELGLNNFQDLDKPFLTTIGNHDALGNGAEAYSEMYGPYDYTFIYKRVKFISINTNTREFRKLMHVPDVSWLEKQLKKTDDHDYTIVFCHTGFYPDDDSFDQALFPEIDRMLSNTPDLVAVIHGHGHSSGTFYPLTNKSIPMIEVGAVAKRFYSVFHFDSGSLREEVINFD; the protein is encoded by the coding sequence ATGGGGAAATTAGGACTCCGAAGAGGTGTGCTGAAGGTATGGGTTTCGGCGCTGGTGTTACTGATCTTGCACGGTTGCGACTTACTTGAGTATTCGCGATACGATATCACGTTTAACAGCGATCAAAAAGATCAGATAAAGAAAAACCTAAATGAACTGGCGAATACGCCAGGCAGTAAAGAGCAGGGGGCGTTTACTTTTGCGTTTATCGCCGACAGCCAGAATTTCTTCGATCGGTTGACGGAAACTGTTGACAGGGTAAACGGACATGAAAAGGTGGAATTTACGCTTGTGGGTGGTGACATCTGCGAATATGGGCTGCCCGCCGAGTATGAATTGGGACTTAATAATTTTCAGGATTTGGATAAACCGTTCCTGACCACGATCGGCAACCACGACGCTTTGGGTAACGGGGCGGAGGCGTATTCTGAAATGTATGGCCCGTACGATTATACATTTATTTACAAACGGGTAAAGTTTATTTCGATTAATACGAATACGCGCGAATTCCGGAAACTCATGCACGTGCCTGATGTGAGTTGGCTTGAGAAGCAATTGAAAAAAACGGATGATCACGATTACACGATCGTTTTCTGCCATACGGGTTTTTATCCTGATGATGATTCGTTTGACCAAGCCTTATTTCCAGAAATCGACCGAATGTTGAGCAATACTCCGGACTTGGTAGCGGTGATCCACGGACATGGCCATAGTAGCGGAACATTCTATCCGTTGACGAACAAATCTATACCGATGATTGAAGTAGGGGCAGTAGCGAAAAGGTTTTATTCAGTATTCCATTTCGATTCGGGCTCTTTGCGGGAAGAGGTAATCAACTTTGATTAA
- a CDS encoding tandem-95 repeat protein, producing the protein MNKKTLFIFLVGLWLGLSGAHAQLLKAEYFWDVDPGQGNGTALSSKDGGFDEALETIVAKQIGLPSSEGVHMLFVRVMNKEGQWGPALQANLALENTQKPMLKYERKAFETFAGIPVTIRLSDLEVEDSDTPLGGLRVLLETGENYRLEGDVVIPDYKFEGQLSVPVRVTDGVHESNTLLVPVTVNTLPSRVIRAEYFWDDDPGEGNGTEFLAEDGAFEETVEGLLSKAALVSGEEGLRQLNIRVQDERLQWSPVFKFNVSVENKKRPMLNYEKKAFETFSGVPVVISTKDLSVKDEDTSLDALKVVLESGDNYRIEDNVVIPDYNFVGQLAVPVRVTDGQHESNTLIVPVTVRTLPSRVVKVEYFWDEDPGEGNGIEFLAEDGTFEEAVEGILAETADMPAEEGLRQLNLRVLDERLQWGPVFKFNVSVENKKRPMLIYEKKAFETFAGIPVVVNIEDLSVKDEDTDMDALTVILDDGENYRVEGNVVIPDYNFVGQLAVPVRVSDGVYESNTLTVPVKIKPLPSRVVRAEYFWDKDPGEGKGVPIDATDMDIEESFEEMVAKKVIIPAGMGIHQLNFRIQDELLNWGPIFKVNVSMVDKARPFLKFERKVFETYAGIPIPIDIKDLNVEDEDSDTNDHEVVLGKGKGYSVQGNIVTPDYAFEGTLMVPVQVSDGVNVSNELLVPVQVKPLPSRLIQAEYFWNNDPGEGNGNQLVTTDDGFDESFEKIKKQAATVPSENGIHLLNIRFRDGREHWGPVMTTVVVVGEVEDHVGGKPVITGLTKPLRLPVNQPKEIQLNDFTVYDSDNTYPNGFGLEILDGENYTVKGTTLVPSGGFTGVLTAYAQVNDGANDSEPFPFSVEVFDPVPKIMGTKGRLITNENTSLTFQLSDLIVEDGDNEFPDGFSLSIVEGENYSATGKRMTPSPDYVGNLQVGLKVSDGQYESDVYQASVEVRDVIEPNEIPVITGTRRLLVFKVGSSIDISLDDLLVTDTDNDYPTDFSLQLLNGANCSIAGNRIVPDEGFEGDLLVPVIVNDGTSDSAPYWLSIRSAENLPTVMITGVNKSFSTKEETGLSFLFSDLQVEDETGTYPAGFSMVVKQGENYTATNQGIIPAKDFNGTLEVDVKVSKGEVESEWYTLPVQVTPINDLPVIAGPAREFGVEEDGSLTLQKSDLIVSDPDNNYPTDFSLTVMPGSNYTGQGTKISPVADFSGTLEVPVKVNDGELDSEPFVLSVSVSPLNDRPVITAQTHELTMEEDGGLTLQKSDLTVSDPDNNYPTDFSLTVLPGSNYTVQGAKISPVTDFSGTLEVPVKVNDGELDSEPFALSVSVSPLNDRPVITAQAHELTMEEDGGLTLQKSDLIVSDPDNNYPTDFSLTVMPGSNYTAQGTKISPVADFSGTLEVPVKVNDGELDSEPFVLSVSVSPLNDLPNIIGSTRKFVMEEDGSLTLHKGDLIVSDPDNSYPVDFSLTVISGQNYTVQGTTVLPAANFNGALKVPVKVSDGIGESKPLILAMEVVAVNDAPVISGTTKEFSIFKGESVILRLEDLNVFDPDNTYPEEFSFSIGDGENYKVSGAKISPVIGFTGLLSVPVRVHDGNEFSQPFIVGIEVLEIKNQVPIITGLVSPLTTNKNSSIDLKLGDFVIEDDNSSEDLMLTLLNGNNYNVEGTKLTPAKGFEGMLFVRVQVNDGTVDSEVFSFELEVVNNDIILGGPIRDKMVRVYPNPFDQELKIWLSDLLKNQLVQLKVCDMSGKEIFSKQWVPNANEIVIRNRDWSSGIYLLQVSAENSHYQLKLIKE; encoded by the coding sequence ATGAATAAGAAAACTCTGTTTATATTTTTGGTGGGGCTTTGGCTCGGATTGTCCGGCGCCCATGCCCAGTTGCTAAAGGCGGAATATTTTTGGGATGTTGATCCCGGCCAAGGGAACGGAACGGCTTTAAGCAGTAAAGACGGCGGCTTTGACGAGGCCTTGGAAACGATTGTCGCTAAGCAGATAGGTCTGCCTTCTTCCGAAGGCGTGCATATGCTGTTTGTTCGGGTGATGAACAAGGAGGGGCAGTGGGGACCGGCGCTACAGGCTAACCTTGCTTTGGAAAACACACAAAAGCCCATGCTGAAATACGAGCGAAAGGCGTTTGAGACTTTTGCGGGTATTCCGGTTACAATTCGATTGTCGGATTTGGAAGTTGAGGACTCGGACACTCCTTTGGGTGGCTTGCGGGTACTTTTGGAAACCGGAGAAAATTATCGCTTGGAAGGTGATGTGGTTATTCCCGATTATAAATTCGAGGGACAACTGTCGGTTCCCGTCCGTGTGACCGACGGTGTTCATGAATCAAACACCTTGCTTGTGCCCGTAACCGTCAACACTTTGCCTTCACGGGTTATAAGGGCGGAATATTTTTGGGATGATGACCCCGGTGAGGGTAACGGAACGGAATTTCTGGCCGAAGACGGAGCGTTTGAAGAAACTGTTGAGGGATTGTTATCGAAAGCGGCGCTAGTGTCCGGAGAGGAAGGGTTGCGCCAACTTAATATTCGGGTACAAGACGAGCGCTTGCAGTGGAGTCCGGTGTTTAAGTTCAATGTGTCGGTAGAAAACAAGAAACGGCCGATGCTCAATTATGAAAAGAAAGCGTTTGAGACTTTCTCCGGTGTTCCGGTGGTCATAAGTACCAAAGATTTGAGCGTAAAAGACGAGGATACCTCATTGGATGCGCTGAAGGTTGTTTTGGAAAGCGGAGACAACTACCGGATTGAGGACAATGTGGTTATTCCCGATTATAATTTTGTGGGGCAGTTGGCGGTTCCCGTTCGTGTGACCGACGGTCAGCATGAGTCAAATACCTTGATTGTGCCCGTGACTGTCAGGACTTTGCCGTCCCGGGTCGTGAAGGTTGAATATTTTTGGGATGAGGACCCTGGAGAGGGTAACGGAATCGAATTTTTAGCCGAAGACGGAACATTTGAGGAAGCGGTAGAAGGTATATTGGCTGAGACGGCCGATATGCCGGCGGAGGAAGGCTTGCGTCAATTGAACCTGCGCGTACTGGATGAGCGTTTGCAGTGGGGACCGGTGTTTAAGTTCAACGTATCGGTAGAAAACAAGAAACGGCCGATGCTTATCTACGAAAAGAAAGCGTTTGAGACTTTTGCGGGTATTCCTGTAGTTGTCAATATCGAGGATCTGAGCGTGAAGGACGAAGATACCGATATGGATGCGTTAACCGTTATTTTGGACGACGGGGAAAACTATCGGGTTGAGGGGAATGTAGTTATTCCCGATTATAATTTTGTGGGGCAATTGGCGGTTCCCGTTCGCGTTTCCGACGGTGTTTATGAATCAAATACATTAACCGTTCCCGTAAAGATTAAGCCATTGCCGTCACGGGTTGTGAGGGCGGAATATTTTTGGGACAAAGACCCGGGAGAAGGTAAAGGCGTACCGATTGATGCGACGGACATGGATATCGAGGAGTCTTTTGAAGAGATGGTAGCCAAAAAGGTTATTATACCGGCGGGAATGGGTATTCATCAGCTGAATTTCCGAATTCAGGACGAGCTTCTGAATTGGGGGCCTATCTTTAAGGTGAATGTCAGTATGGTGGATAAAGCGCGCCCGTTTCTGAAATTTGAACGAAAAGTGTTCGAAACCTACGCAGGGATACCGATTCCGATTGATATCAAGGACCTGAATGTGGAAGATGAGGATTCCGATACGAATGACCACGAAGTAGTTCTGGGTAAAGGGAAGGGTTATTCCGTTCAAGGTAATATTGTTACGCCGGACTATGCCTTTGAGGGAACGTTGATGGTGCCGGTTCAGGTATCTGACGGAGTTAATGTCTCCAATGAATTGTTAGTGCCTGTCCAAGTGAAGCCTTTGCCTTCGCGCCTAATCCAAGCGGAGTATTTTTGGAACAACGACCCAGGGGAAGGGAACGGAAATCAGTTGGTAACTACAGACGACGGATTCGATGAATCGTTTGAGAAGATTAAGAAACAAGCCGCAACCGTACCTTCTGAGAACGGGATCCATCTGTTAAATATCCGGTTTCGTGATGGGCGCGAACATTGGGGCCCTGTAATGACGACTGTAGTTGTGGTAGGGGAGGTTGAAGACCATGTAGGCGGAAAGCCGGTAATTACGGGACTGACAAAACCGTTGAGGTTGCCGGTCAATCAGCCGAAGGAAATACAGTTAAATGATTTTACCGTTTATGATTCGGATAACACTTACCCGAATGGGTTCGGATTGGAAATCTTGGACGGTGAAAATTATACAGTAAAGGGTACGACCTTGGTTCCGTCCGGCGGATTTACAGGCGTGCTTACTGCCTACGCACAAGTAAATGACGGGGCGAATGATAGCGAGCCTTTCCCGTTTAGTGTGGAAGTCTTTGATCCTGTCCCTAAAATAATGGGGACAAAGGGAAGGCTGATAACAAACGAAAATACAAGTTTGACATTCCAGCTTTCGGATCTAATAGTCGAGGATGGTGATAACGAGTTTCCCGACGGCTTTTCTTTGTCTATTGTGGAGGGAGAAAATTATTCAGCAACCGGTAAACGCATGACGCCTTCGCCTGACTATGTCGGGAACTTGCAGGTTGGGTTAAAAGTGAGTGACGGACAATATGAAAGTGATGTATATCAAGCGTCGGTGGAAGTTCGGGATGTAATTGAGCCGAATGAGATTCCGGTAATTACAGGGACAAGAAGGCTATTGGTTTTCAAGGTAGGTAGCTCGATCGACATTAGTTTGGATGACCTTCTCGTTACAGATACTGATAACGATTATCCGACCGATTTTAGTTTGCAGTTACTAAATGGGGCGAATTGCTCAATCGCTGGCAATCGGATTGTCCCAGACGAAGGGTTTGAGGGGGATTTGTTGGTTCCTGTTATTGTCAATGATGGAACGAGTGACAGTGCGCCTTATTGGTTGTCGATTAGATCCGCAGAAAACTTACCGACTGTAATGATCACGGGGGTAAATAAGTCGTTCTCTACAAAAGAGGAAACAGGGTTGTCCTTTTTGTTCTCGGATCTGCAAGTTGAAGACGAGACAGGCACTTACCCTGCAGGGTTCAGCATGGTTGTGAAACAAGGAGAGAATTACACGGCTACAAACCAAGGCATAATACCGGCGAAAGATTTTAATGGGACGCTGGAGGTGGATGTAAAGGTAAGTAAGGGCGAGGTCGAAAGCGAATGGTACACCTTGCCTGTACAAGTGACGCCAATTAACGACCTTCCAGTCATAGCAGGTCCAGCACGGGAGTTTGGGGTAGAAGAAGACGGCAGTTTAACACTTCAGAAAAGTGATCTGATCGTTTCCGACCCGGACAATAACTATCCGACTGATTTTAGTCTTACAGTTATGCCTGGTTCTAACTATACGGGCCAAGGTACCAAGATTTCTCCAGTCGCAGACTTCTCCGGAACACTGGAAGTTCCAGTCAAGGTGAATGACGGGGAATTGGATAGCGAACCTTTTGTCTTGTCAGTCAGCGTTTCCCCGTTGAATGATCGTCCGGTTATAACCGCTCAAACACACGAGCTTACTATGGAGGAAGACGGCGGTTTAACACTTCAGAAGAGTGACCTGACCGTGTCCGACCCGGACAATAACTATCCGACTGATTTTAGTCTTACGGTTTTGCCTGGATCTAACTATACTGTCCAAGGCGCTAAGATTTCTCCAGTCACAGACTTCTCCGGGACACTGGAGGTTCCAGTCAAGGTGAATGACGGGGAATTGGATAGCGAACCTTTTGCTTTGTCAGTAAGCGTTTCCCCGTTGAATGATCGTCCGGTTATAACCGCTCAAGCACACGAGCTTACTATGGAGGAAGACGGCGGTTTAACGCTTCAGAAGAGTGATCTGATCGTTTCCGACCCGGACAATAACTATCCGACTGATTTTAGTCTTACAGTTATGCCTGGTTCTAACTATACGGCCCAAGGTACCAAGATTTCTCCAGTCGCAGATTTCTCTGGGACACTGGAAGTTCCAGTCAAGGTGAATGACGGGGAATTGGATAGCGAACCTTTTGTTTTGTCAGTCAGCGTTTCCCCGTTGAATGACCTTCCAAATATTATAGGTTCGACTCGAAAATTCGTAATGGAAGAAGACGGGAGTTTGACGCTTCATAAGGGTGACTTAATCGTGTCCGATCCAGACAATAGCTATCCGGTCGACTTTAGTCTTACGGTTATTTCTGGCCAGAACTATACGGTTCAGGGAACTACAGTTTTGCCTGCGGCCAATTTTAATGGGGCCTTGAAAGTTCCGGTAAAAGTAAGTGATGGGATAGGGGAAAGTAAACCCTTGATTTTGGCCATGGAGGTTGTTGCGGTAAATGATGCCCCTGTTATTTCGGGAACGACAAAGGAGTTCTCAATTTTCAAGGGTGAGAGTGTAATTTTGCGTCTTGAAGACTTAAATGTATTTGACCCTGATAACACTTATCCGGAAGAGTTTAGTTTTTCAATTGGAGATGGTGAGAACTATAAGGTGAGTGGAGCTAAGATATCACCAGTGATAGGCTTTACAGGTCTACTGTCAGTTCCGGTAAGAGTTCATGACGGTAATGAGTTTAGCCAACCTTTCATTGTAGGGATTGAGGTTCTTGAAATCAAGAATCAAGTGCCAATAATTACGGGTTTGGTGAGTCCGTTGACGACTAATAAGAATAGTTCAATTGACCTAAAATTAGGGGACTTCGTAATTGAGGATGACAATAGTTCCGAAGATCTTATGCTTACCTTATTAAACGGGAATAATTATAATGTAGAAGGGACTAAACTTACCCCCGCTAAGGGATTTGAAGGGATGCTGTTCGTTCGTGTTCAGGTGAATGACGGAACCGTGGACAGCGAAGTGTTTTCTTTCGAGCTGGAAGTTGTGAATAATGATATTATTCTAGGAGGGCCGATTCGAGATAAAATGGTTCGAGTATATCCCAACCCTTTTGATCAGGAATTGAAAATTTGGTTATCAGATCTATTGAAAAACCAGCTGGTACAGTTGAAGGTATGCGATATGTCAGGGAAAGAAATTTTCTCGAAACAATGGGTGCCAAATGCCAATGAGATTGTAATTCGTAATCGAGACTGGTCTTCTGGGATTTACTTATTGCAGGTTTCTGCTGAGAACAGTCATTATCAACTGAAATTGATAAAAGAATAG
- a CDS encoding carboxypeptidase-like regulatory domain-containing protein, producing MRNGLILFFLIFTISAKAQVLTGKIVDAKTLSPIPFVHIYIEGTHVGTASDAEGKFRLQAKLGDGIYHLVVSSVGYDKTKVAVDRNTSEDIIIPVKQNVVELRAITVRGGRRIGKAYLDLFKSKFIGNPDDSLTKNCELLNPEVLRFYYNKNDKRFEVWSEDSLRFLNRNLGYEMSVKLNEFHFDTERWFSFCRMDRSFKDLTEGMKRRECRKVLKRRNAVYEGTKAHFLDAVYKDKLWKKRYRIIFKADLNQVDSMYTYFDTLKHGPAIRTPYGEDVKNLHDSLSRWTVMELGLRGHNVTEMEADSLLKEGRYLDFTEQLWAVRMRKSDWKKYQYAMVNGLGYTGTSMGTLILTNPGNVPLRFGVDGNLERPDLLYGHRRNFTPMNRALPEDFGKGK from the coding sequence ATGCGAAACGGATTGATTTTATTTTTCTTGATTTTTACAATATCGGCGAAAGCCCAAGTGTTAACGGGTAAGATTGTGGATGCCAAAACATTGTCGCCAATACCTTTTGTCCATATTTATATTGAGGGAACGCACGTTGGGACGGCTTCTGATGCGGAGGGAAAGTTCCGCCTTCAAGCTAAATTGGGAGATGGGATTTATCATTTGGTAGTATCGAGTGTCGGTTATGACAAAACCAAAGTGGCTGTAGACAGAAATACTAGCGAGGATATAATTATTCCGGTAAAACAGAATGTAGTGGAATTGCGGGCTATTACGGTTCGTGGAGGGAGGCGAATAGGGAAAGCCTATTTGGATCTGTTTAAAAGTAAATTTATCGGAAATCCGGATGACAGCCTGACGAAGAACTGCGAATTATTGAACCCGGAAGTATTGCGTTTTTATTATAATAAGAATGACAAGCGTTTCGAGGTTTGGAGCGAAGACTCTTTGCGTTTCCTAAATCGGAATTTGGGCTATGAGATGTCGGTGAAGTTGAACGAATTTCACTTCGATACGGAACGGTGGTTTTCATTTTGCAGAATGGATCGGAGTTTTAAAGATCTTACGGAGGGGATGAAACGCCGAGAATGCCGGAAGGTATTAAAGCGTCGAAACGCGGTTTATGAGGGTACAAAAGCCCATTTTTTGGATGCGGTGTATAAAGATAAATTATGGAAAAAACGTTATCGAATCATCTTTAAGGCCGACCTGAACCAAGTGGACAGTATGTACACTTATTTCGATACCTTGAAACACGGCCCGGCGATTAGGACTCCGTACGGTGAGGATGTGAAAAATTTGCATGATTCCCTAAGCCGATGGACAGTGATGGAATTGGGGCTTCGGGGACATAACGTAACCGAGATGGAAGCAGACTCATTATTGAAAGAAGGGCGTTATCTAGACTTTACCGAACAACTTTGGGCGGTTCGTATGCGAAAATCAGATTGGAAGAAATATCAATACGCTATGGTTAATGGCCTGGGTTATACGGGGACGAGTATGGGAACACTAATTTTAACCAATCCGGGAAACGTTCCTTTGCGCTTTGGGGTTGATGGAAATTTGGAAAGGCCGGATTTGCTTTACGGCCATCGCCGTAACTTTACGCCGATGAACAGGGCATTGCCCGAGGACTTTGGAAAAGGGAAATAA
- a CDS encoding APC family permease: protein MKQISTLRLTFVTAALFMTLRNMPMMAITGMQMFFFNILTAFFFLIPVALVSAELATGWPKAEGVFHWVRIGFGDRIGFMATWLQWLQSMFGMASILAYIGTTIAYIVDQSLANNPWFIFFSIVAVYWILTVDNFFGTNISTKISSWALIIGVIFPTILLISFGVYDFWTTKEIVMNTRISTENLLPNLGEQNRLVMLMGFIFGYVGIEVSANDANLIPNPSKSYPKAIFSAVLLVFISTLLGALSIAIKIPQDQISESAGVMQIFELYLKKHQLGFITPWIAGLVAFGTAGQVSTWVIGPADGLHQASERGDFFSFFKKDNKYDVPKRLLIFQAIVLSVISIAVLLLNDVNTAFFWLTSLAVILYALMYILLFLTAIKLRYTHKDQVRPYRIPFGNIGIWIVSFCGLAVITLCLLVGFIPLDSVNENLKPWYPIIMGLMALTCVSVGLIIFHKSK from the coding sequence GTGAAACAGATATCAACACTAAGACTAACGTTTGTAACCGCCGCCCTATTTATGACTCTACGGAACATGCCAATGATGGCCATCACAGGTATGCAAATGTTTTTCTTTAATATCCTTACAGCTTTTTTCTTCTTAATTCCCGTAGCCTTGGTATCCGCGGAATTAGCGACAGGCTGGCCAAAAGCCGAGGGTGTTTTTCATTGGGTACGTATCGGTTTCGGGGACCGGATAGGCTTTATGGCCACATGGCTTCAATGGTTGCAAAGTATGTTCGGTATGGCCTCTATTCTTGCCTATATCGGAACTACCATCGCTTATATTGTTGACCAGAGTTTGGCCAATAATCCATGGTTTATCTTCTTTTCTATTGTAGCTGTGTATTGGATATTAACTGTCGATAATTTTTTCGGAACAAATATTTCCACAAAGATCAGCTCGTGGGCCTTAATCATTGGCGTGATTTTCCCCACGATTTTATTAATCTCATTTGGAGTTTATGATTTCTGGACTACCAAAGAAATCGTAATGAATACCCGTATTTCAACGGAAAACCTATTGCCGAATCTTGGGGAACAAAACCGATTAGTTATGCTTATGGGATTTATCTTCGGGTATGTAGGTATTGAAGTTTCTGCCAACGACGCAAACCTAATTCCAAACCCGTCAAAATCTTATCCTAAAGCCATATTCAGCGCTGTTTTGCTGGTCTTTATTTCCACCTTGCTAGGCGCTTTGTCTATTGCTATCAAAATACCACAAGATCAGATTAGTGAATCGGCCGGTGTTATGCAAATTTTCGAACTTTACTTAAAAAAACACCAACTTGGTTTCATCACGCCTTGGATCGCCGGACTAGTGGCTTTCGGCACGGCAGGCCAAGTTAGCACATGGGTTATTGGACCAGCCGACGGTCTTCATCAAGCGTCAGAAAGGGGTGATTTTTTCTCATTCTTTAAAAAAGACAACAAATATGATGTACCGAAAAGGCTATTAATTTTTCAAGCGATTGTCCTTAGCGTAATCAGCATCGCCGTATTATTGTTAAACGATGTTAACACCGCATTCTTCTGGTTGACTTCGTTAGCGGTTATCCTCTACGCCCTAATGTATATCCTTTTATTTTTAACTGCTATCAAGCTCCGTTACACACATAAGGACCAAGTACGTCCCTACAGAATTCCATTTGGAAACATCGGGATCTGGATTGTCTCTTTTTGTGGATTGGCTGTCATTACTTTATGCCTTTTGGTCGGGTTTATTCCATTAGATTCAGTAAACGAAAATCTAAAACCTTGGTACCCAATTATTATGGGTTTAATGGCCTTAACTTGTGTCTCGGTAGGACTTATTATTTTTCATAAATCGAAATAG